One region of Armigeres subalbatus isolate Guangzhou_Male chromosome 3, GZ_Asu_2, whole genome shotgun sequence genomic DNA includes:
- the LOC134228106 gene encoding uncharacterized protein LOC134228106, giving the protein MDSCQVLSIRTGSCVNSSRPDSIEQSSRSSSRYCSPVTTTTRSNYIALRLKQIEEERAIQRREWEMEKRFIEQQKEVIRERYRLLEMQYSERRKSNKHIRDVVSSTTTVVQVKHEDENHSLNRQGALHDSCIRGSILKNSRVGKQQLNSDGTQQRIIGAIPETLLDKQIGIAEGNVKSVVKSTITTHTLVSSSSSIYPKQIDTLQPSSGIYTVRLHNVAITNSPSPYENHLSFLMSQLVEQTHVSLTASISLGLLATKTHSVQTAKVNYSKKYVLSCTPPKLVAPSLPAPAPPPSTSSSKQIVLCGSLILVRDRTGYSASIQTSEKMKNVRVCERTAAKRYAKLLRSFIYKISIRMRGCDSLLKLISSINSKLQNLSRLVPDHWDHLWTAVMRKYWKLEIMHNTEEHMHVQKSTDAYSSTESVKRIWLDIKSKSSAAASAYILDRRTYIEGADTSNVSSDQQSHFYGYSMPVQILIKRKSQTLVDHEVCYLFMDTQIYRTREKRFTSNSMGKPFQNEPDRMKNHISRETKTRNGSQKGTRRRSDGNFLVKGPGYSLILEIKMLCRRLMTGHKCENVTYIVFRSKVAQHVKDRMDVGIYYIHWKGRQFYLWGRMITYRLVEYYDSNLSIKKQ; this is encoded by the coding sequence ATGGATAGCTGCCAAGTATTATCTATTCGAACGGGAAGCTGCGTCAATAGCTCGCGCCCCGATTCCATCGAACAATCATCACGGTCAAGCAGCCGGTATTGTTCACCAGTAACAACAACAACACGTAGCAATTATATTGCTCTCCGATTAAAACAGATTGAAGAAGAGCGCGCAATACAGCGGCGCGAATGGGAGATGGAGAAAAGGTTTATAGAACAGCAAAAGGAAGTAATACGGGAACGGTACAGATTGCTAGAGATGCAATATTCCGAAAGGAGAAAATCAAACAAACATATTCGAGACGTCGTTAGTTCTACAACCACTGTGGTGCAAGTGAAGCATGAAGATGAAAACCATTCGCTCAACCGACAAGGAGCTCTGCATGATTCATGTATTCGTGGTAGTATTTTAAAGAATTCGAGAGTTGGTAAACAACAGCTCAACAGCGATGGGACTCAGCAGCGAATCATCGGCGCGATCCCTGAAACGCTTTTGGATAAACAAATCGGTATAGCCGAAGGCAATGTGAAATCAGTTGTAAAAAGCACCATTACTACACATACCCTCGTCTCGTCATCAAGTAGTATTTATCCAAAACAGATTGACACTCTGCAGCCTAGTAGTGGTATTTACACTGTGCGGCTGCACAATGTAGCAATCACTAATTCGCCTTCTCCCTATGAGAATCATCTATCATTTCTCATGAGTCAGCTTGTGGAACAAACTCACGTTTCGCTCACAGCCTCTATTTCGTTAGGCTTGTTAGCAACTAAAACACATTCAGTACAAACGGCCAAAGTGAACTACTCCAAGAAATACGTTTTGTCATGTACACCCCCCAAATTAGTGGCACCTAGTTTGCCCGCTCCAGCACCTCCTCCTTCGACATCATCATCAAAACAAATAGTGCTTTGTGGCTCACTAATATTAGTCAGAGATCGCACGGGATACTCAGCAAGTATCCAAACttcagaaaaaatgaaaaacgtgcGGGTTTGCGAGAGAACGGCAGCGAAAAGGTATGCGAAACTACTACGAAgctttatttacaaaatatcCATACGTATGCGTGGTTGTGATTCGCTATTGAAGTTGATATCAAGCATTAACAGTAAGCTGCAAAATCTCTCTCGACTAGTGCCAGACCATTGGGATCACTTGTGGACTGCAGTAATGAGGAAATACTGGAAGCTCGAAATAATGCACAACACTGAGGAGCATATGCATGTTCAGAAATCAACGGATGCTTACTCGAGCACGGAATCAGTTAAGCGAATATGGCTTGATATTAAGAGCAAATCAAGCGCAGCAGCATCAGCCTACATATTAGATCGACGAACATACATTGAAGGGGCTGATACATCTAACGTAAGCAGTGATCAACAATCTCATTTCTATGGATACTCCATGCCAGtgcaaattttgataaaaaggaAATCTCAGACATTGGTCGACCACGAAGTATGCTACCTGTTTATGGACACGCAGATTTACCGAACTAGAGAGAAGCGTTTTACATCAAATTCCATGGGAAAACCATTCCAGAACGAACCAGATCGGATGAAAAATCATATTTCTCGGGAGACGAAAACTCGCAACGGTTCCCAAAAAGGCACACGACGTCGAAGTGATGGGAATTTTCTGGTAAAAGGGCCGGGATATTCTCTAATTTTGGAAATCAAAATGTTATGCCGTCGATTAATGACGGGACACAAATGCGAGAACGTTACGTACATTGTATTTCGTTCGAAGGTGGCACAGCACGTTAAGGATAGGATGGATGTCGGTATCTATTACATACATTGGAAAGGCAGACAGTTCTACCTATGGGGAAGAATGATCACTTACAGGCTGGTGGAGTACTATGATTCAAATCTATCAATTAAAAAGCAGTAG